The sequence below is a genomic window from Alosa alosa isolate M-15738 ecotype Scorff River chromosome 5, AALO_Geno_1.1, whole genome shotgun sequence.
tactagtgagggtgttgtgggccttgcTAATTAACTAATAgcatgtatattttgttcactagttaactagttacacctaaaagagaaacaagctgactgtttttgtccactagttaactagtggaacaattgaagtctcactagtttgcatgtgtggcagtgaagcagctcgctagttaactagtgcgcacaagacacactgcaaaaactgcttatctaacaaaatctaactaagtgttattaatcttatatcaagataaaaaaaaactagttggtattgttttcagtatgaagagacttacctagctcTTTCTTgtcaaatcatttgacttaatttaaaaaatgtttgacttattttaagacatctcatcttgaaaacaagcaaatttgtctgccagtgcgttaagcaaatttgtcctaaaaacaagcaaatttgtctgccagtgtgttgagtaaatttgtcttgataagactccttaaaataaattaaagtcttcttaaattaagtcaaaatgatcttttgagagggcgctaggtaagtcttttcatactaaaaataataccaaatagattttttaatcttaatataagattaataacacttggttagaattcatttttttgcagtgtagagGGCATTTTGAGCCTTACATGTTAGCTAGTGAGGACAACACTGTCCATAGTGAACTAACAGGAGAAAAATGCCcctcacactagtaaactagtggaatttgaataaatacacaaacagctGGCATTTtgtgccactagttaactagtggaacgtAACAatggccactagttaactagtgcgcaaTGTCGCACACttgcatgcaaatcaagaaggcggaacaaggattttgattggtccatttaagctagtgacactttttagacctcactagttaactagtgggcatttgtgtcttcactagttaactagtgagcagttttgccttcactagttgacatgtaagtgtcacaatgaagccactagtttactagctaaagttcctttggccagcatgttaacttgtgtgccacatgcaaatgttgtgggtggtaTTTTGTGtaattctgtgctgtgattggttgtcatgttctatttggacatagggagccaataaaatgcctcaatttccagaattcaccgcctcctaatttgaattctgcgccactagttgactagtatGAATTTTGTCTTCAACTAATTGACtggtatacatttatgacctagtttggacaaaggatgcatcaactagttaactagtgagcctgctgccgtcacctagctagctagtaagccatttatgttcactagttaactagtgacattgacctactccaactagttaactagtgagttatgccttcactagtaaacttGTGCACATTTtttgctgtcactagttaactagtttggccCAAAAGCCTTGATCTAGCTATCTAGTATGCATTTttgccctcactagttaactagtggacatatctgcctctcactagttaactagtgaagcaaaaaatgtgttcactagttaactagtgagcattttggctcccactagttaactagtgtgcatatcttggccctcactagttaactagttcacataAACatagctcactagttaactagttgacaaaaatggcttacatgtacatgacaattatgtttgatatcaagatatcagaataaatgttCACATTAGGCTCgccatatgtgtgagtgttgggggtggtgggtgTTTGGATTGTGGGGGCAATAGACAGAAAACTATTAAtttgccaaatagatatttcagtaacaatttacaaattttaacaaagggttaggtgaTGACTAGTTTGCTATTATTATGGCAtcttattataaagtgttacccatgttttttttacccatgttttttgttgatgtatgtttattatgttgatattattatgtttttttttctagggACCTTGACTTAGGCTACTCCATGATGTTGACATCTCATAAAaaactattacagtttttcacaatttctaaaacACTAAACTCCATTCTCTGAACCAAATTCTCAGTTGCCTGAACATATTTCTCGATCACCCTTTTGGCAAAACCTTAAACGGTTTTCACATATgaaacacaatttgcagatctcagactctttttgcaaaactctaaagacattctcatgcaataaaacacattttgcattgtGATGCACATGTGATGCATAATAATAACCAGTGGCAAAGGTCAACACAAACAAAGCACAAATGCTATACGTTACAGTTTTTCCACAATGGCTAAAACACTAAACTCCATTCTCTGAACCAAACTCTTGCTTGAACACATTTCTTGAATCGGTTTCAACATTCACTCAAGATTAAATCCAGTAAACATAAAGTATTTAGAATGGGGGTTTATGTgcagttttgagaaaagggtggaaggtttcaaattGTGAAAACCTGTATACAGGAAAAGACAGGCATATCAATACTGTAAATGAGAAGTAGATTGCAGTCTACAGCCTACAATGTACTCTGAATGCCTCACTGATTCTGTTCATTGTTGATATGAACCTGCACTGTTCAGCAACATGTTTACACTCTAAAATATTGGTTgtgtcacatcatttgaaacaagtgtgaTCAATTTTGAGTTGTTGTGTTTAATGCgtgtttctttgtgtttacCTTTTGCCACTTGTGGTTACCAAAAAAAGGTTTTGCCAAAAGGGGAATCGATTCAAGAAATGTGTTCAGGCAACTGAGAATTTGGTTCAGAGAATGgtgtttagtgttttagcaattgtgaaaaactgtaaaatagataaacaaaccaaatgaaaacaaaatgtggTAAAGGTCATAATACAAATGGAAGACACatgtacaaaaataaaataatagaagTAAAattaactaaaataaaataaacagataaaAACAGAAAATTGAGATAAATGGGTGAAAGGTGGAACTTGACAAGGGCTAATAGGTGGCATCAGCCTGAGCTAAAAGTGGAGGGCTGTAAGGAGTAAGGAGAAGACCTGAGTGTCATGGGGCTGAGCAGTATACAATCTTTAAAGATTTAAGTGTTTCATGGGAAGAACTTAAAAATGGTATAATGAGCCAATGTATAATGTGtttactgatttttttttagctttccTTATAGCCTCTCTTGTTTATGTACtatatttatatactatatTTCTCCAGCTTGAATTTAGTTTTACCTGACTTCAGCATTTTGTGTGAATGATTTATTCTATGTAATTTTGCATTACAGTTGGCAATGACTTCTACGACCACTGACGTCAAGAAAGTGCTTTTCTTCATCGTTTTTGCTGCTTGTGGACTGATAACTATGCCGCTGTTTTTATACTACATTGGCAATCAGTCATCCACAGTCTGTCCAAATTATTTCACAAAGGTACCTAATGTGACTGTGGCAAAGCCAGAGAAACCCATTCTTTTGATCTGGTTGTGGCCGCAGGGTGTCAAATTTGACTTCAAAGACTGCAAGACCTATTTCAACATAGACAGCTGCGTTCTCACAGATGATCGCTCCCTGTACCGTGCTGCAGATGGAGTTGTCTTCTATCATAAGACCATCGCATGGGATCTCAACAATCTTCCTAAGGATCCACGACCAGCATTCCAAAAGTGGATCTGGTACAATGTTGAATCTCCAACCAACACTGCCAGAAAAGCTGGATTGGATGGATTGTTCAATCTCACTTTGACCTACAGACGAGATTTAGACATTACTACTCGCTATGAACTGAGCATTGTGAGAAGTCAGGAACAATTTGTGCTTCCACAGAAAAAACAAATTGTTTGCTGGATTGCAAGCAATAACATTCCAGGGACCGGTGCATCAACCCGACTGAACTATTACCATGAACTAAAGAAGCATATTGATGTGAAAGTATATGGTCAAGCTGTCTCAGGGGCAACTTTTCTAAGGTATGAAGACTATTACTCTACCATTGCTAGCTGCAAATTTTACCTGGCCTTTGAGAACTCTATTCATGAGGACTACATCACAGAAAAGTTAAATGGACCAATGGTCAGTGGGACTGTGCCAGTAGTTTTAGGTGCGTCCAGGGAGAACTGTGAACAGTTTATTCCCGCAGACTCGTTCATCCATGTGGATGACTTCCCTAATCCAAAAGCTTTGGCTGAGTACCTGCATCAGTTGAATCAGAACAAAGACATGTATATGCGTTACTTTGCATGGAGGAAATACTTCAGAGCTACACCTCATCTTCTAACAACACACAATGAATTTACACAGCCCATCTGCACTGCCTGTGCCCATATTGCTGAAGACAACACCTATAATGTGGTCCATGATCTGTTCTGGTGGTTCCATAAAAATATTGCTGGGCACCAGTGGAAATGAGATGGTAAGATCTCTAAAAGCTCTTAGCAgatgcataaaaaaacagttAAAGGACGAAACTTTGATTTTTGTCTTTTAGTCTTTCAGAGTCCTCGCCAGCTTCAATTTTACATGACCTGAATGTATTTAATGCAAAAAGTTAAGATGATATAATATGAAGTACAAATCATAAAAGTGTTTCTCCATATCTCCCTCTAGTATGGGCTTTAGTTAGTTTGCTCTCTGTAAAGACTCATCACACATCATTGGGGTTCCTTCAAATGCTGGTCACCTGTACATCTCTTCAGTTATTGCTTTAAATGCTGTTACACAACAGTAAGTTTACAGCTAGAAGTCACTCTGACGTGACCGTTCTATTAATTGAAAATGAGAGAGCAGCGAATTCATACGGTCACATTTAGTCACATTATTGAGTGACCAAATGGAATAGGGTAAATGTTAATTTTAGCATGTGATGTATAGATAAGCAAGTATGCTATACAAATGGTTTCCTCCGACCTCCTTCCCTGTGCTGGGCAAAACAACAATGGATAGCCTATATCCCTCTGACCTAGATGACTTAACATATCTATGAATGATATTTTAGCTTTGCTGATTAAGCTTACATAATCTCTGAATGTCTTTAAGACAGAGCTAGCCTGTCCCTCCTCCTCAGATTTATGACTTGATTGATGAAACCATAACAGTCCTGTTTTAATGGACAAAAATGCAGGCACTATTAGTAACATTGTCAGAGTATTCATTAAATTGACAACTTAAGACAGTATAAGCCAGATTAAGATGCTTGAAGATGATTATTGGAAAACATACGTCTTTTGGAGCATTTACTAGCCTATGAGGTCATCCACAGTAGGCTAAGCTCAGGTTGTCCCACACTGCACAGTGGGGACCAAAGCAAAGCCCTAGATACATACGCACATGAAAGGTGTTCAAGTTCTGTGCCTAGATTCTCTTAAACATTAAATAACAaagttttcttgtgtgtgtgtgtgttgttatgatTAGTCTTACATCATCCCTTTTATTTTGTACTATTATTTGTAAACATGTTTGTAATGTCTGTGCCAAGTTACGGGTACACTGGCGAGTCTCACTGCTCCAtcaggcatcatgtttttgttttgtttgttttcacccCCATTATGTTAATTTGTTAGTGTAAAGTGTATTGAGGCCATGTTGCATGGTGATAGTGCACCATAAACAATACATTGATTGATTGGTGGTTGCATTCAAGAACAGTCATTAAGTGACATAAGGAAAAGGAGAAAAGGGGAAAttgttgttgcttttatttgaaTTGCCAGACTTCATAAGCCAAGTAGAGTATAAAAATCAACAGACATTTTACTGTATAGCTGACATTTATAAAATAACAACAGGTAGAACTGACCAGGCTACATCAATAAGTGTTGCTTCAGGGAAGTTGCACTTGTAAACATTTTTTGTCTGCAGCACTATTCAAGTAACCAAAAGGAATACTGATATGCAAGTGACATGGTGTCCACTACCGTATCGTACTCTGATTAAAAAAAGTTTAAGCTTGCAACATTCTGCTATTAAAGGATGCACAGCACAGATCTATGGCACTGGGAAGGCAAGTAGACTTGCTCTTATTTGacaaaaacacaacagacaAGTGACTGCAGTCTCTTTTAGTACAAATGCAATTGAGCAATTCAGGAGAGTTGACTTCTCAGTCACTTCAGCCCATCACTATAACTCTCACTAAGCACACAGTGGATAAGATGATATTAAATACATTCAATATTGCGCTCACATAACAATACGTACAAACAGCTCAATACAGCAATTTGTGGTGGATTCTATGACAATATGGTTTCATGTGTTAGTTTAATATGGCAGGCATCCGAAGCAGATATGTTACAAAGCCTTCTCACCAAGTCCATGTCAAAATTAGTATATTGATTAACATACTGTACTGCCACCAATATTGAAATAGCACTGCATTGTAATCTTGTTTTCATTAACAAGAAATGAAATTGGTTTCTGCCTCCCATCGAGGCAATGAATAACACCATGGAATTGATGTCTTTGAATCAATACATCCTAATGTGAGCCAGTTACACCATTCACTGATTCacatttttccatcactctCTGCAAGGAAAGAGAACAGACAATGTTAAAAAGACAATGTGTACAGAGGATACATGATATATTAACATATTCataatgaaatgtatttttaaatttacaATGATTTCACCATGCTTTGAAATGTTAATGACTGTGAGTAAGACATCATTCACCATCAGTGTGAGACATACCATTGGATGAATTATGTTTCTTTTGACTAGAGACCACAGCTGTGGGACTTAACCCTAAGAGGACAAGACAGATCGTTAGGCTAAATATCTTGACTTCACATGCAATTTCAACAAACCTGAAGCATTTTCTTGAAAAATGGAGCATAGCATTAGTTCAGGCAGGCCACGGAGTCATGCCCACCAACTTGGCTAACTGCTCAGCTGACTACACAGCTGATTGATCAGCTGATCACTCGCTCTTATATTGGTGGACATCATTCAGGGCTTTTAAGCTGCTGTAGCCTGCCTCCTCCCAGAACAGAGCCATACcgacaaatgaaacattatgCATTACCAATAGCAATCAACCTTCTTGACAAAGTGGTCCTGACTGAAAGTAGGTCTACATATAGGTGGGAAGTACGAATGGGTTCAAAGCCATGATAACTTGTCTGGTGGCaactcaattcaattaaattcaataaGCTTTATTGGCAGTAGCAAACTCTCCATTGTAACCTATTCTGCTTATTTGCATGTGCTTATAATAAACACCCTTGTAGTGGTTTACTTTTACTTGGCTCTGTTTGCTAATATTTTCTATATTCCAGGTGTCTCTTTACCTGTTAAATCTATCGAATCATTACATATTCTGTTATCGTCACACTCTTTTTAAAATGCTTGGACCCAGAGGACTACTGTTGGTGATTCTAATTGTTTTTGATTGTAAAGAGTTCCACTGATGTTGTTGTATACCTGGATACGGATCATACTGGCCAGGCATTAGAGTGTAGCCCATGCCCAGGTGAGTGTGATGGTGGGTGTGGAGATGCTGAGAGTAAGGGACCggctccctctcctgctccagGTCCCGCTCACGCTCAGGAGATCCCCTCTCACCAGGCTGCACATGGGACAAACACAACGCACatgaacaagagagagaaacaaaccaTATGCCTTGAGACTCCATGCTAAGCATGTGATGCTGAGGAAATATGCAAAGGTAAAATATCaagtgtattcaaatgactgTGACTGTATGGCATATGCAATCATTTCTTAACTTTCAGCATAAGGCCGCTGTCTGTTTCCCAGGACTAATCAGGACCCAAGGAAGCTGCAGAGAACTTTCACCTCTGCTGTCATCAGTCCCACTGGTAGAGTGATTATGTGTGGAGTAGCACACGACTGGTAGCTGTGTGCAGTGGGAGTACAGTACACTGCCCACATGCACCCAGTTGGCAAAATGAATCAATGGTAATCAAGGAAATCAATTATCAACAAAACTGACAATGACATCAGGAAGTCAACAGAAATAATACATGTCTGCTTATCATTGGGGAAGTTAACTGGTCTGGTCCATTGGAAACTAATGGTATTCTTACCCAATACCCAACCCAGAATCACTTCTCAAAGATAGTAGGAAGAAGTTAAAATGATCGTAAAGAGGcaaatacatttaatttaaacAGCAACTAAAACACTGAATTTCTTAGattgaaaaatattttaaaataggtCTCACTGTTTTATAATTATGTTTGCTAgagtatacatactgtatatctacaAACTGGAATTGTATGTAGAACCCTCGATTTGAACTTGAAATGGACACCTCTCTATTTAAATTCAGGGAAATCACCTGGACAATGGTGACACATACCACAGGGGATTTGCCATGGTATGGCATGTTATGATGCTGACGCAGCTCCAGGGTGGTTGAGTCACTGGGAGGCTTGCTGTTCATGCTGCTGTTATTAGACTGTGATAAATCGGCCTCCTCTCTGCCCGCAGTCTTCCCATAGAGAGGGTAGTGAAAACCTAttggaggagacacacacagatgctgaaAATAACCATCTACTCGCCCAACTTCATTCTAATACATTAGGTCAACGGGATGGTTACATTATTGTATTATGGCCAACAAAACACTGACATACTGTAGGTGGACTGAACAAATTGTGGTCTCCCCAGCTAATTAGCATCACCTGACCAGGCATGTCAAGTCTGCTCAAAATAAATTGCTTCATAGGTTGCTTTTGCCATAACACTAAGAGACATGGATTGTTTGCCCCAGAATACATTGTCTGCATTGGATTTATCACAAAAATGAGTCAGGATGCCAGCCCGACTGTTATATCATGTTTATCATATTTATCTGCATCATATATCAACTTAAATCCACACAACTGAGTGCAGAAAGGAACGTGTTGATGGTGCACCatcaaaatcttttttttgtcctgcacctgccagaaggaGGGATGTGCACAAAATAACTTTTTGTTGAACGCACCATCAAAATCCAACATGAAAGCAATGAGTTACCACACAATTTCTTCCTCCCAAATGTTTGAAAGCAACAAAGACCATACAAAGCTCACTGAGAGATTTGTTTCTACAGAACCCCAAACAAATCTACTAATTGGCCATCTGGAATATGTAGACATGTTCGAGCCCCTATAAATAACCCTCTCAGGCACACAAGTCACAGATGTACTAaccttaaaggaacacaccaacattttgggaaattagcttattcacTGTCTCTGCCAGAGTTGGATAAGATGACacatacccttctcatctcCATGCGTGCAGTAACTCAGTCTGACGCACCCATGTAATAGAGACGAGAAGGTATATATCATCTTCACTAACTCTGGGGGAGATggtgaataataataatgttggcgtgttcctttaataaataaatgttaaattcaatttaaaaatataatgcTATTAGAACATATTCAGCGTTTATGGTTGTCTTGACTTAACTTTACACATTTTAGACCTTTAAAATCATGCAGTTAAGATGTTTTAATTCAATTTCAAAGTCTTGTGCTACCATATTGACATACATGGTCTTACCTGCGTAGCTTGATACTAGTGCTGGAGACATGACCCTGTAGGCATGGTTACTGGGATCACACAGGTGCAGGTAAGGGTAGGAGTGCTGGTACTGGACGTATGATTGCTGCGGGCTCAAAGCAGAGGCCTCAGATCCCAGAGTCGTACTCTTCAACTCCTCGGTCACTTCCCCCGACGCGTCTTGATCATCAGTTTTCTCAGCGTCGTCCTGGTCATTCCCAAGAGCCTCTGGCCTCTTGTTTAACAATTCCGCTCCCATCTTACTGCCTGACTCCAGAGGCGCGTCCAGATCTTTAGCCTTGTCTGAATGGAGCTCTGCACAGCCCTTGCTGATCTCCTGATTCAGCAGAGTGGCATATTTGGCAGGGTAGGGCCTGGCCCAGCAGAGAGACTCACAATCCTACATCAGGAGGAAAGACTACTATCAAACGTAGGGTATACTCATTTCCTTCTTTGTGGTTGGTGTATATGACACATTTCATGTGTTTATCAAGTGTGACCAGGACACTAATCATCCATTATTGGCGATGATTTTTCTAAAGATGCTTACATCACATGTGTGCaaaatccaatataaaaacAGTTATGAATCAGCAATGGGACTGATAAGATTACATGACAAAAATATTGGTGCTTATGATTTCAAACATTTTAGCATGGTAGATTCTCCTCACCATATTAATTATATTCTTCATATATCTCAGCATTGCCATGAATGTCAGCATCAACTAGAGAACACATTATGGCCACTTACATTAACATGTGACACATTTGAGTCCACTGGGATCTGCTCAGTCAACTCTTTGCCAGATCTGAGCTCCTCAGGCTCTAGCCTCTGGTCTTTCATCATTGTGATGAGGGCAGATTTAACCTGCTGCTTCTCCAGCTCTAGGTAAGGGTGGCCAACCTTGCTGCCACTGCTTTTGACTGTGTTGACACCTTTAGATATCACACCCGTTAATGGCACCTCTCTCACATCCTCTCTCTGCTGTTCTCTGAGCTCCAGCTCCCGCACAGCTTGCGGGCCCTTCTGTTTGTTCTGTTGCATGTCCTCAAACCCGGCCTCCACAGGCGCTCTACTGTGGGAACCGGCTGACAGAGTTAGCAGCTTTTGATCCACTTTGATACTTCGAGAATACTGTCCATAGTATAGCGACTGAGCTAGTGCagtctgtgtgtcagtgatggCCATCTGAAGCTGTGACTGGGTGCCAGAGGGGCATATGTCCTTTTTCTTAGTGTCGGCTGAGTCTGTGATTTTAAATTCCTCTGCAACCTCCTTCAAATCGTCCTTCTTTGTTTTTCCGTCGTATGCTGCAGAGACCTTAGGAAATGTGGAGGGGTTGGCCTGCCCCGCGTGCACAAACCCCTGAAGACAGTAGGAGTCATAACCATGATATAGGGGGGAGGACTGGGCTTCCTTCAGTGCACCAGGGACAACCCTGGCATTTGCACTGTGGCCAGGGTTTGGCTCTGTAGCAGCGTTTACCTTCAACTTTGTGTTTAAGCGGCCATCTGAACCACCATCATCTGCTGCATCTGAGATGTCTGAGTACGCTGGGCTGTTGGTCTTGCTGGTGGGCCCCTCCCCATTGGCCAGAGTGCTGGAGTCAAGTCTAGAGCAACCTCCAATGGAGGGACTGGGGGCATTGTCAGTGAAGGTGTACACTTTGTCTGCCTCTGCCCTTATGCTTGCCATTCGGCTCTCCTGAGTTTCATTTGGACCATTGGAGACCTCCTGCTTACTCAGATGTTCCTTCAGGAGGCTGATAGAAAAGTCTTTTCCAATGCCTTTTGAGTCCTCCATCTTTACATGTACATGTTCAGACTTTGTACTCCTGATGTCCTTACAATGTCTGTCTTTCAGTCTTTGTTTATCTTTTCTTTTGCCTTCTTTGCAAGTGGCCAGAGTCGAACTTGGCAAATTAGGCTGCAAAATCATGTCCAGTTTTGGTTTGATGGGTTTTAGAGAGAGGCTCTTGGCTTTTGTTAGAGCCACAGTGGGCGATGAATGGTGACAGCTGGCCTCAGCGCTGTTTGCAGAGAACGTTGTTGTAGGAATGGCAATAAGCTTTGGTGGAGCGGGAGGCGTCACGATAAACCTCCCAGCCCTAGCCTTTGATGAGCATTTCTCAGCTTTGCCCATTTCTTTTTTACTCAGGTCATCTACCTCACGCTTGTCAATCACATCCTCCGCCTCCAGCTTTGGCATTTCGACTGAGGAGCTGCGATCTGCAATGAGACAATTCTCTAAAACCACTGTCATGTTGGAGATGATTGGTAGGTTGCTCAAGTCATCTGCGGGGCCTTCTTTGGTCACTGCATGCCTTCGTGATTTAGAGGCCATTATGAGGCCCGGCTCGTTATTCAGCATCATCTTTCTGCCCTTCGAGGGGCCCAGCGCTCCAAGCTTGGGTGGCGAGATTGCTTTCTTCGAGGAAGAGGGGGTGGCCTCAGTGCAGCTGAAAGCCAGGCCTCTCACCgggcccccctcctcctcatccgtAAGCCGCTCTTCGTTCTCCACCTCAAACTCCTGCTTCCTGTCTGTGTCTAAGTGCGCATGTGACTGATGGTACCGCAAGCCATTGATGTGCTTGTACTTCTTGTTGCAGTTTGGGTGCGGGCAGTCAATCAGCATTGGTGAGGGACACGCTTGGTCAAGGAATACTGGATCAGACTTCCCCTGCGGTGTGGAGGGTGCGCTTCGGGATTTGGCTCGTATCCGTTTCCCGTTCCCATTCTTAATGTCCTCAGTGACTAGTGTCAGATCCAGGTCAGCGGGAGCTTTGATTTTCCTTTTGCCTTGCGACAGTGGACTAGTCTTGAGCTCTTCCTCAGTGTAGTAGGGAGGTGTCCTGCAGTTGCTCAGCAGGTTCAAGCTGCCTCTGCGTCCTTTGCTGCTCATTCCAACCCCGCGTCTCTTGTGGGGCAGTGCTCGGACTTTAGGAAGCACCGGCTCTACGATGGCCTGCTCTGGAATAGCCAGTCGCATGCGCTTGCTGCGGCCACGTCCTCCTTGTGTCTCAGCATCAGTGGTTGGTGAGTCACAGAATCTAAAAATGAAAGCAGGCCGACATTGTGatagtattttattgacaaaACAACACATATTTCCTTTTGTATTTACTGTGCAGCTTGCAGGTTGCTGAATAGTCGGCTCTCTCTTGTTTATTCAAGTCCAGACAGTAGCAGTTGCAGTGAGTGAACAGTCAAGGTTTTCTGTTGACTGTCATCAATGCCAGATGCAGTTATTCACACAACAAAATTATTTACCTTGGTGGTGCCCAGTCATGTTTCGTACAGTCCAGTAGGGTTCCTACATATGTCCTCTTCCTCCATGTAACGTTAACTACAAGTACACCTATAATTGGAACAGAAATGAGTGCCAGCCACAGCaatgcatgtgcatttgtttatTAGGTACAGTGATCTTCCAGCATGACCATTTAGATGCACACAATTCTATAGAACAGAAGTATTTACAAAAAGCCTTATATACATATTACAATCATCAATATGATATACAACTGGCCTCACTGTAAAAAAAGCAACATGTTGATGGCAGAAATTGAAGTGATACCATGCTGTACAGCCATTAGTTGTGTCACATTACACCATGGCAACAATTCTAGACCATCAGAGGACCAGGGTTCACAATTATCAATTATCTTGTCTAT
It includes:
- the znf608 gene encoding zinc finger protein 608 isoform X3, yielding MSVISSVDESIKANGVDTYDSGDDWEIGLGNLIINLDADLEKDQRKLEMNRVLSIKSNVKRCEDLAFSCATTVLDGLTNPSAQPPSVARGNACKESKKFKVKRSNSSNVKDKILSLDTLYGIPKVCIGKRQESQGRLGEATEMNSAADQENSKLNTSDVTISCAKGKEEKRGKNHSRTLKRERDTVRTRKEKQGDALASLDFSGVRASENDCAVEGEENPCHSEDSEMGDSKGGVGARIMGSAIVVNKIEEIDAPARTQKTLQVRTRSVGTNTQEPGKASDAAQMGPCQPGTSVNLEGIVWHETEEGVLVVNVTWRKRTYVGTLLDCTKHDWAPPRFCDSPTTDAETQGGRGRSKRMRLAIPEQAIVEPVLPKVRALPHKRRGVGMSSKGRRGSLNLLSNCRTPPYYTEEELKTSPLSQGKRKIKAPADLDLTLVTEDIKNGNGKRIRAKSRSAPSTPQGKSDPVFLDQACPSPMLIDCPHPNCNKKYKHINGLRYHQSHAHLDTDRKQEFEVENEERLTDEEEGGPVRGLAFSCTEATPSSSKKAISPPKLGALGPSKGRKMMLNNEPGLIMASKSRRHAVTKEGPADDLSNLPIISNMTVVLENCLIADRSSSVEMPKLEAEDVIDKREVDDLSKKEMGKAEKCSSKARAGRFIVTPPAPPKLIAIPTTTFSANSAEASCHHSSPTVALTKAKSLSLKPIKPKLDMILQPNLPSSTLATCKEGKRKDKQRLKDRHCKDIRSTKSEHVHVKMEDSKGIGKDFSISLLKEHLSKQEVSNGPNETQESRMASIRAEADKVYTFTDNAPSPSIGGCSRLDSSTLANGEGPTSKTNSPAYSDISDAADDGGSDGRLNTKLKVNAATEPNPGHSANARVVPGALKEAQSSPLYHGYDSYCLQGFVHAGQANPSTFPKVSAAYDGKTKKDDLKEVAEEFKITDSADTKKKDICPSGTQSQLQMAITDTQTALAQSLYYGQYSRSIKVDQKLLTLSAGSHSRAPVEAGFEDMQQNKQKGPQAVRELELREQQREDVREVPLTGVISKGVNTVKSSGSKVGHPYLELEKQQVKSALITMMKDQRLEPEELRSGKELTEQIPVDSNVSHVNDCESLCWARPYPAKYATLLNQEISKGCAELHSDKAKDLDAPLESGSKMGAELLNKRPEALGNDQDDAEKTDDQDASGEVTEELKSTTLGSEASALSPQQSYVQYQHSYPYLHLCDPSNHAYRVMSPALVSSYAGFHYPLYGKTAGREEADLSQSNNSSMNSKPPSDSTTLELRQHHNMPYHGKSPVVCVTIVQCTVLPLHTATSRVLLHT